ATATCACCGCATAATATCGAATTCCCTCATCTTCTTGGGTTATTATCCCCTTCAACAGTGAGCTCTTACGTTTGAACAAATGGTGAGGGCTCAATAAATGTACACAACCTCATTTTAGGTGAACACGGCATGGAATCAAAAATCACGTATCAGAAAATTGCATCTCACGAAGCCAAAAAGGGAACGTTTGATAAGTGTGTTTTGCTGTACTCAGGAGGACTGGATACCTCCATTATGCTCAAATGGATTCAGGAAGCGTATGCCTGTTCCATTGTGGCACTTACGGTCGATGTGGGCCAATTACATGAGGATCTTGAGGCGGTAAAAGCGAAAGCGATCAAGCTCGGTGCCGAGGAGGCGGTGGTCATTGATGCCAGGGAAGAATTTGCTGAAAAACTTCTGTCCCGGGCAATTAAAGCCAATGCCGATTATCAGGGGGGCTATCCTCTCTCGACTCCCCTTGCCCGAGTGACGCTCTCGGAGATTGCCGTTCGTGTGGCCAAGGAACGGGGAATCAAGGTCATTGCTCACGGCTCCACGGGAAAAGGAAATGATCAGGTTCGCTTTGAAAATTACATCACGACGTTGGATGCGACGATGAAAGTGATCGCGCCGGTACGTGAATGGAGTATGGGCCGGGATGAACAGATTGATTATGCCAAACAACACGATATTCCCATTAAACAAACTAAAGAGTATTTGTATTCGCATGATGACAATATGTGGGGTTCGACCAATGAGGGAGGGGATATTGAGGATCCCGCCCGCGTTCCCGATTTACGAAAATTTCTGCAGGTGTGCATTCCCCCGGAACAGGCGCCGGATGAACCGGAAATTGTCGAAGTCGGGTTCAACAAAGGAATTCCTTGTTCAATCAATGGTGAGGATCTGCACCTTTGTCAGGTCATTGAACGTGCCAATGCGGTAGGGGCAAGGCATGGGGTAGGCATTGTGCATTTGACGGAGGACCGCTTGGTCGGATTGAAGGTTCGTGGCGTATATGAAGCTCCGGGAGCGGAAATTCTGATCAAAGCGCATTTTAATCTGGAAAAACTCGTTAATACCCGTGATTTAAACGAACTGAAAAAAATCATTGATGAAAAGTGGGCCTACACCTGCTATGGCGCTAAATGGTTTGATCCCTCAATGGATGCCATCCATGCGTTTCAGGATTCCGCCAACCAGCGTGTGAAGGGAACGGTGAAAGTAAAGCTGTTTAAGGGAAAAGCTGATGTGGTCGCCATGACATCCCCCTACTCCTTATTCGACGCCAATTTGGCCACCTTCAATAAGGATGCGAGTTTCAACCAGAATGCGTCTGCAGGTTTTATTGAGATTTACAATCTGGCCCAAAAGACCTATCGGCGCTTAGACCAGGTGTAGGATGGAGTATGACAAGGATTTGTGATGGGAGTTGGTCTTGACCCATCCAGCAATGAAATGAATACCTTTATTTCAGCTTCACATCGATAAAGGCTTTTTGTTTGATATCGGCAAGCCAATTTCGATACGCTTCCTCGGAACGTTGCTTAGTAAGCATCCCCCGGATATCCCGTTCCACGACTTCAAGCGGGAGCGGTTGGGGTGGTTGAATTTCTTTTAACAGAATAAGGTGGAATCCTAGGAGGGTTTCAATAGGGGCCGAGATCTGTCCCGGTTTCAGTTCCTTGACCACCTCCTTCAGAGGGGCCACTAATTCGTTTTCCTGTACCCAGCCTAATTCATGAATTCGCTCGAAATACCTGTTGGCGAAATCCTCGAGCGCCGTATTCGGTGTCCATGCCGCATACATAGTTTGGGCCTTGTTCTTGGCTTTCTCCCGTTCATAGCCTTCCTGCCCGTCTAACAGAATTTGCTGGAGTCGGTACCGTGGCGGTGAGAGAAAAAGGGTGGAATTGGCCTCATAATACCGCCGGATTTCTTCTTCCTCTATGACAATATTCCGGCGAATCTCGAAGTCAAAGAGTTTTTTGAGGAGCATTTGATGCCCGAATTCTTCTTCCGTTTGAGTGGGTGGCAGCGGAGTTCGCCGTAAGGCTGCATCGATTTCGTCCTGAGTGACAGAGAGCCCCTTGGCTTGAGCTTCTTGAATCATGAGGTGATCATCAATCATGTGGTTCAGGACTTCTCGTTGTTTCTGGAAATACCGCCGGTTCAGTTCCTCTCCGTGGTATTTGGCGTTCAGGCGCTTATACTCATCGCGTAGTTCTTTTTCAAGATCAGACCACGTGATCACCTCTTTATTCACCACGGCAATAATCCGGTCGGTGAGGCTCAGGCCAACCCCGGGAAAGAAGAGAAGGCTCGCCGTCACCCAGAGGGTGAGCGTCTGGAAAGGCCAATCTTTCAGGCATACCCGCATGCCCTTCACGTTACGTTCTCACTTCTTCTTTAACCATCGACTGATGGAGTTCTTGTAAAATCGTATTAGCCCTGGGGTACATGGATGTCCAATCCTGCTCCGGGAGAGTCAAACGATAGGCACGAGGAGAAAGACAGTCCAGACGATCTTTCCATCTGTCCATTAAAGCACGGATCCCCTGTTCCGGGAGCTTGGCCCGTTCATGAAAGCGAAGATTCATCAGCCCGCCCCGGACTTCGACATACTCGAGTTGCAGGGCCTTGGCCAACACTTTGATTTGCATGACTTCAAATAGTCTTTCCATGGCGGCAGGAGGCGATCCAAACCGGTCAAGCGTCTCCCCATATAATAAGGCCAAATCCCCTAACCGGTCACTCCCGGATAACCGTTTGTAGAGTCCCAGGCGCTGGGAGGCGTCTTCCACATATTCCTCGGGAATGAAGGCGGAAACATCAAGTTGAAGAGTGGGTTCCCACTCTTCTTCCACTTCCTGGCCTTTAAGCTGCTGAACAGCCTGCTCCACCATTTGTAGGTACAGGTCCAACCCGACGGCGGCGATATTGCCGGACTGTTGTTTCCCGAGTAAATTTCCCGCTCCCCGGATTTCAAGGTCCGCGGCTGCGATACGAAATCCGGAGCCAAGTTCCGCAAATTCTTGAATGGCATTCATGCGTTTTTGTGCGTCGGTACTCAGGGTTTCTTCGTTGGGAATGAAGAGGTAGGCAAAGGCTTGTTGCCCGCTTCGCCCGACCCGTCCGCGAAGTTGATACAGCTGGGAGAGCCCGAATAAATCCGCCCGATCAACCAGGATGGTGTTCGCGCTGGGAATATCCAACCCTGATTGGATGATGGCTGAGGCCAGCAGCACATCGGCTTCCTGGTGAAAAAACCGTAACATCACCCGTTCTAATAATTGTTCATTCATTTGGCCATGCGCCATCAATACCCGTGCTTCCGGAACCAGATCTTGTAACCAGGCTCCTGTCTGCTCCATGGTTTCCACTCGATTGTGTACGTAGTACACCTGCCCTCCACGAGCGAGTTCACGGGCTATGGCCTCCCGTACCACTGTCGCATCAAACCGGAGGACCTGAGTTTCCACTGCCAAACGACCCGGAGGCGCGGTTTCAATGACGGATAAGTCTCTCACTCCTGAAAAGGCCATCTGCAGAGTCCGGGGGATGGGGGTCGCGGACAGTGTGAGCACATCGACCTGGGTGCGGAGTTGCTTCAGGCGTTCCTTATGGCGAACACCAAACCATTGTTCTTCATCGATAATCACCAAGCCCAATTGTTTAAAGACGACATCTTTCTGCACGACCCGGTGCGTCCCGATCACAATGTCAATCAGGCCGCCGGCCAAATCTTTTAATGTCGCTTTGATCTCATTGGCTGATTGAAAGCGTGACAAAATACCGATTTTAACCGGGAACGGGGCAAACCGTAGTGAAAAATTTTCAAAATGTTGTTGAGCCAGCAATGTCGTGGGTACCAGGACGGCCACCTGTCGGTTGGCCTGAATCGCCTTAAAGGCGGCACGCATGGCGACCTCCGTTTTGCCGTATCCCACATCTCCACAGACCAGGCGGTCCATGGGTTTCGGAGATTCCATATCCCGTCCTATTTCTTCAATGGCTCGAAGTTGGTCAGGCGTTTCTTCAAATTCAAATCCCGCTTCAAATTCATGGACCAGGAGCGTGTCCTCCTGGTACGCGCTCCGTCTGGCGACTTCACGGTTGGCATAGAGTTCTACGAGTTCCTCGGTCATATCCTCGATGCCTTTTTTGATTTTCGCCTTGGTTTTGCCCCAAGCCGTGCCTCCCAGGCGGTCCAGTCGCGGGGACCGTTGTTCAGCTCCCCGATAGCGGTGGATATGGTTCAGGCGGTCCAGCGGGACATACAGGGTATCGGTTCCACCGAATTGCAGGAGCAAATAATCACTGGTAAAGCCCTGCACCTCTAACCGTCGCAAACCCAGATATCGTCCAATCCCATGTTGAAGATGAACGACGAGATCGCCTTCTTTCAGATCCTCTAACGACGAGAAAAATTTGGCGGCGGGGGATTTTGTGTGGGGACGATGCCGGATGCCCTTCCCAAATAATTCTTCCTCGGTAACAAACGCGATGTGCCCGTCTGGTGAAAGAAACCCTGCTGAGAGGTCTCCTTCAAGACAGTAAAAGGGTGCGCGGGCATCCTTGGCTGGTTGAGGGAAGGGGTGTTGCCACTTGTTGGCGGGGAAGCCGTGGTCATGCAGGAGGGACAACAGCCGTTCCACCTGTCCCGGACTGCGAGCAACAAAAAAGATCTCGGAGTCTGCTCGCAATTGGTCAAGTTTGGAAAGGGTTTCCTTAAAGGGAAGTCCGCGAATGCCTACCCCGACACTGCTGGGAGACTGAGCCTGCAAGGAAACAGGCACACAGGGCATGGTGCCGGTATCAGGAGCCACGCTATCCCACCATACCGTTGGACACATGCTGGTGTAGGCTTTAATGGAATCCCACATTTCATAGAGTTGATCGGGGTCAGCGTGGGCGGAGGCTCCCACCTGGCCAGGCTGGAGATTTTCCCATGTTTCTAGTAACGCATTCCAAAATTGCGCAGCCGCAGCATCCAGATCAACCGGGCGATAGAAAGAGACGGTGATCGGCGTCTGAATGTACTCAAACAGTGTGACCAGTTTGGGATAATACCGGGGAAGATCCCATTCAATGCTTGCCTGAATGTGTTCGATAGCGCTACCAGGTTGTCCTGAATCGGGAGGAATGAACTCCCGAGTGGGTAAGACCCAGGTTTCCTTGAGATGGGTGATGGATTCTTGAGTGGAGGGATCAAACGTCCGGATGGAATCGACCGTATCCCCTAGAAATTCAACACGGACGGGATGGTCCTGCGCTGTGGAGAAAATATCCACGATCCCGCCACGTACGCTGAATTCACCGGGGACTTCAGCCAACGATCCGCGTTCATACCCTAGCCGGATTAATGAACGAAGAAGCACCTCACGCTCGCACGTCTCGCCTATCTTGAGGGAAAAACATGCTTGAGCGAAAACCTCCGGCGGAAGTAGTTTATGCAAGATGGCTGGAAGTGAGCTGATGATGACGGTGCTTTCACCCCGAGACAACCGGTGGAGGGACCGAACACGCTGACAAATAACGCTGTGGGCCGGCAGTGCCGGGTTATAGGGAATGGTGGCCCATGGAGGAAATAAGGCCAGTGTCTCGTGATCCCGCCTGATGAACGAGAAGAAGAATTCCAAATCCTCATACAATTCTTCGGCTTGTTCTTGTGTGGGCGTGATGATGAGGTGTGTTTGGTTGTCGGTGCCGGGGGTCCTTTTCTCCGGAAGTGTGAACAGGGTCATGGCCAGGGCGAGGCACGCCTGTTGCGTACTCAGCAGACAGGGCGGGGGCGACTGTTCCGGGATCGCTGGAACGACCGTGCGCAGTTGGTTTGCAAAATGATGGAAGACGGAAGGGACGTTCATAATCTGAAATACACCACGAAAAATGTTCTCGACGTGCGGACTAGCAGGATGGGCTTATTCCATGAGTGGTGAGAATTCGTTCGATAATCGTTGTGGTCGAAACACCGGAGACAAGTGGAATCGTTCGCACAAATCCTCCCCGTTCCTCAACAAAATCTTTTCCGATAATTCGTTCGGAGGTCCAATCTCCTCCCTTCACAAGGACGTTAGGTTGGATAGCCTTGATGAGATTCAAGGGATCCGGCTCGTCAAAAAGTATCACGTAATCTACGCAACCTAATGCGGCAATGATTTCTGCCCGTTGGGCATCGGTTTGGATTGGTCGATGCTTCCCTTTATCCAGTTGCCGGACTGATCCATCGCTGTTAACTCCGACCACTAATCGATCCCCCAACTCCTTGGCTTCTGCCAGATACCGCGTATGTCCGATATGCAGCAAATCAAAGCACCCATTCGTAAAGACAATGGATTCTCCCGCCTGCTGATGAACGGAAATTCGTTGTAGGAGACTGTCTAAAGTATGGATTTTTGATTGCATATGGAGAAATCGTTGAATCCTTTCCTGGGGTCTCTATCTCACATATCCCCTTTTCTGTATGATACCTGCTGTATACGCCAAATCCTAGAGAGGTTACCCAACAAGCCACTTCGGCAAAGAGGAAAACAGGACATGCGGTCGTGGTCTGAAGCCTCACCGGATTTCCTAAGCTGAGCGCGTCCATTCCAAGAGCTGCATGAGCCAATCCGGTCCAGGTCCCCATACCGCTATTCCGGCGCATCAATTCGGTCTTTTTGCCGCCCCGCTCATTGCCGGGCTGATGTTTGTGCTGCTTCCCGAATCCCTGCCCGACCCCGCGAGAATTCTGGCAACCATTTTAAGCTGGGTAGTGGTGATGTGGATTACGGAGCCTATTCCTCTGCCCATTACCGCTTTGCTGGGCTGTGGATTATGCGTCGTCGCCGGGTTAGGAAACATGCAATCTGTGTTTTCTGCCTTTGCCCACCCCATCATCTTCCTGTTTATTGGGAGTTTTTTTATTTCGGAGGCCCTTTCCGTTCATGGGTTGGACCGCCGGTTTGGCAACTGGCTGTTGTCACGTAAGTGCGTGGGTTCCAATCCTATTCGAATTATGATGGCGATGAGTCTGGCTGTTGCCGGCCTGTCTATGTGGATTAACAATACCGCGGCAACGGCGGTCATGTTGCCCATTGCGCTTGGTGTATTACGGGCGCTTCGGCAGGACTATCCTAATATGAAAACCTTCGACACCGGGTTTTTGCTGTGTCTGGCTTATGGCGCCGGTATTGGGGGAGTAGCCACTCTCGTCGGCACCGCCCCGAATTTAATCGGAGTGGGGCTGTTAGCCCAGCAAGCTCATTTCACCATTTCATTTGACCAATGGTTGCTGATTGGATTGCCGTTGGCAAGTGCCATGCTGCTCGTGATGTTTACGCTGATATATTGGTTACATCCTCCCCCTTCTCACTCGTCTTTTCATGAAGGATCTTCTGTTCTCAAGATTTCGGCACCCCTTCCCTGGACTCGGGGGGAGCAATATACGTTTGCGGTGTTTCTGTTGGCTGTCCTGTTGTGGCTACTCCCGGCATTACTCTCATTATTTTTTGAAGGAAATCATCCCGTCGTGCAATGGGTTGAGGCCCACTTGCCGAAAGAATTGGTGCCTATTTTTGCCTCTGGGTTATTGTTTCTTCTGCCTTTGAATTTTCGCCAGGGGGAATTTACCTTAACATGGAAAGAAGCCGCCAATATTCATTGGGGAACGATCCTTTTATTCGGAGGAGGCATCGCCTTTGGGGAGCTAATGGTGGAAACCGAATTGGCGAAAGCGATTGGCCAGGGTATGGTGGCGATATTCGGCATCGAGTCCGTCTGGGGTTTAACGGGCGTGGCGATTCTTACGGCTCTGGTTCTCACGGAGCTCGCGTCGAATACTGCCGCCACCAGTATGATTGTGCCGGTGCTCATCGCCATTGCCCACACGGCCAATATTTCTCCTGTCCCTCCCGTACTGGGAGCGTGTATGGCTGCAAGTCTGGCATTTGTGTTGCCGGTTTCTACTCCCCCCAATGCTATTGTGTATGGAACGGGAAAGATTCCAATTCTCCGAATGGTGCAAGCCGGATTGTTGTTGGATGCAATTGGTGGCGTGTTGGTTTGGTGCACATTACGAATAGTGGGTCCACTTTTGGGAATTGCATGAGCTTCTCAACCTAGGAGATAGACCTCAATTGATTTTTAAATAATGTTCCGACATAATCCTCGCTTGCATTTCACCTGACCCAAATAACGTGTCTTTGAACTCTTCTCACATACGGTTTGCACTGTTAACCCAGGATCCCGATCTCAAGTCGCGGGTTCAAGGTCCAGACCTTCAGAACACCATTACGGTATTGGATGACTGCTCTTCCCTGGAAGCGGCCATGCGCTCTCAACAATTTACCGGCGTGATTCTAGATGAGTCCGGGAAGAAATTTTTTCCTGCCTTGTCGGAACTGAATGGCCAATTGAATTTGTCCAAGACCTTTATATATGCCGGACCCTTGCCCGCCTGGAGCACCATGCATCAGATCCGGCAAGTTATGGGAGATCAACCCTCGGAAGAG
Above is a window of Candidatus Nitrospira neomarina DNA encoding:
- a CDS encoding argininosuccinate synthase, whose protein sequence is MESKITYQKIASHEAKKGTFDKCVLLYSGGLDTSIMLKWIQEAYACSIVALTVDVGQLHEDLEAVKAKAIKLGAEEAVVIDAREEFAEKLLSRAIKANADYQGGYPLSTPLARVTLSEIAVRVAKERGIKVIAHGSTGKGNDQVRFENYITTLDATMKVIAPVREWSMGRDEQIDYAKQHDIPIKQTKEYLYSHDDNMWGSTNEGGDIEDPARVPDLRKFLQVCIPPEQAPDEPEIVEVGFNKGIPCSINGEDLHLCQVIERANAVGARHGVGIVHLTEDRLVGLKVRGVYEAPGAEILIKAHFNLEKLVNTRDLNELKKIIDEKWAYTCYGAKWFDPSMDAIHAFQDSANQRVKGTVKVKLFKGKADVVAMTSPYSLFDANLATFNKDASFNQNASAGFIEIYNLAQKTYRRLDQV
- a CDS encoding peptidylprolyl isomerase; its protein translation is MRVCLKDWPFQTLTLWVTASLLFFPGVGLSLTDRIIAVVNKEVITWSDLEKELRDEYKRLNAKYHGEELNRRYFQKQREVLNHMIDDHLMIQEAQAKGLSVTQDEIDAALRRTPLPPTQTEEEFGHQMLLKKLFDFEIRRNIVIEEEEIRRYYEANSTLFLSPPRYRLQQILLDGQEGYEREKAKNKAQTMYAAWTPNTALEDFANRYFERIHELGWVQENELVAPLKEVVKELKPGQISAPIETLLGFHLILLKEIQPPQPLPLEVVERDIRGMLTKQRSEEAYRNWLADIKQKAFIDVKLK
- the mfd gene encoding transcription-repair coupling factor — translated: MNVPSVFHHFANQLRTVVPAIPEQSPPPCLLSTQQACLALAMTLFTLPEKRTPGTDNQTHLIITPTQEQAEELYEDLEFFFSFIRRDHETLALFPPWATIPYNPALPAHSVICQRVRSLHRLSRGESTVIISSLPAILHKLLPPEVFAQACFSLKIGETCEREVLLRSLIRLGYERGSLAEVPGEFSVRGGIVDIFSTAQDHPVRVEFLGDTVDSIRTFDPSTQESITHLKETWVLPTREFIPPDSGQPGSAIEHIQASIEWDLPRYYPKLVTLFEYIQTPITVSFYRPVDLDAAAAQFWNALLETWENLQPGQVGASAHADPDQLYEMWDSIKAYTSMCPTVWWDSVAPDTGTMPCVPVSLQAQSPSSVGVGIRGLPFKETLSKLDQLRADSEIFFVARSPGQVERLLSLLHDHGFPANKWQHPFPQPAKDARAPFYCLEGDLSAGFLSPDGHIAFVTEEELFGKGIRHRPHTKSPAAKFFSSLEDLKEGDLVVHLQHGIGRYLGLRRLEVQGFTSDYLLLQFGGTDTLYVPLDRLNHIHRYRGAEQRSPRLDRLGGTAWGKTKAKIKKGIEDMTEELVELYANREVARRSAYQEDTLLVHEFEAGFEFEETPDQLRAIEEIGRDMESPKPMDRLVCGDVGYGKTEVAMRAAFKAIQANRQVAVLVPTTLLAQQHFENFSLRFAPFPVKIGILSRFQSANEIKATLKDLAGGLIDIVIGTHRVVQKDVVFKQLGLVIIDEEQWFGVRHKERLKQLRTQVDVLTLSATPIPRTLQMAFSGVRDLSVIETAPPGRLAVETQVLRFDATVVREAIARELARGGQVYYVHNRVETMEQTGAWLQDLVPEARVLMAHGQMNEQLLERVMLRFFHQEADVLLASAIIQSGLDIPSANTILVDRADLFGLSQLYQLRGRVGRSGQQAFAYLFIPNEETLSTDAQKRMNAIQEFAELGSGFRIAAADLEIRGAGNLLGKQQSGNIAAVGLDLYLQMVEQAVQQLKGQEVEEEWEPTLQLDVSAFIPEEYVEDASQRLGLYKRLSGSDRLGDLALLYGETLDRFGSPPAAMERLFEVMQIKVLAKALQLEYVEVRGGLMNLRFHERAKLPEQGIRALMDRWKDRLDCLSPRAYRLTLPEQDWTSMYPRANTILQELHQSMVKEEVRT
- the rfaE2 gene encoding D-glycero-beta-D-manno-heptose 1-phosphate adenylyltransferase is translated as MQSKIHTLDSLLQRISVHQQAGESIVFTNGCFDLLHIGHTRYLAEAKELGDRLVVGVNSDGSVRQLDKGKHRPIQTDAQRAEIIAALGCVDYVILFDEPDPLNLIKAIQPNVLVKGGDWTSERIIGKDFVEERGGFVRTIPLVSGVSTTTIIERILTTHGISPSC
- a CDS encoding SLC13 family permease, with the translated sequence MSQSGPGPHTAIPAHQFGLFAAPLIAGLMFVLLPESLPDPARILATILSWVVVMWITEPIPLPITALLGCGLCVVAGLGNMQSVFSAFAHPIIFLFIGSFFISEALSVHGLDRRFGNWLLSRKCVGSNPIRIMMAMSLAVAGLSMWINNTAATAVMLPIALGVLRALRQDYPNMKTFDTGFLLCLAYGAGIGGVATLVGTAPNLIGVGLLAQQAHFTISFDQWLLIGLPLASAMLLVMFTLIYWLHPPPSHSSFHEGSSVLKISAPLPWTRGEQYTFAVFLLAVLLWLLPALLSLFFEGNHPVVQWVEAHLPKELVPIFASGLLFLLPLNFRQGEFTLTWKEAANIHWGTILLFGGGIAFGELMVETELAKAIGQGMVAIFGIESVWGLTGVAILTALVLTELASNTAATSMIVPVLIAIAHTANISPVPPVLGACMAASLAFVLPVSTPPNAIVYGTGKIPILRMVQAGLLLDAIGGVLVWCTLRIVGPLLGIA
- a CDS encoding helix-turn-helix domain-containing protein; its protein translation is MNSSHIRFALLTQDPDLKSRVQGPDLQNTITVLDDCSSLEAAMRSQQFTGVILDESGKKFFPALSELNGQLNLSKTFIYAGPLPAWSTMHQIRQVMGDQPSEEGAIDPKDVSLASYVEKKLGDFVRAMNVGSGKNLYPTLMRAVERPLIELALRETHGNQIKAARLLGLNRNTLRKKITEFQISVNQLKQSTAGKRKKTESDSLE